The Glycine soja cultivar W05 chromosome 19, ASM419377v2, whole genome shotgun sequence genomic sequence ATTATCTTACTAGATTTTCCCATGTCCATTCTCCACCTAGTGCAGCAGGCACAACATGATCAATGGTCAAATTCTCGTGCGAAGAGCAATACCTGTTGGTAAGGTAAATATCATTTCAGTGCAAGGACTTGTATCTCAACTAACCTAATTAGTTAAAAGTGCAAGATCACCACTGCATCCTTTTTCTCTTGGtaatttcataaaaagcttTTAGGGGTTGAGCTAGGCATAAATCCCTACTCTAAGATAGTATCAGAGCCTAACCCATATCCGCTATTGAGCCACCTACCATATTATCTATACATCAAGCCTAATAATGTATAGGTGTGAAGGGGTGTATTGGGAAAAACCAAGTCTCATATTGAATAGAGATAGtgccaaaataatatatataagtagggGGTAACCTTCAGCTATGTGAATGAATTTTGTTGTGTCAAACTAGAGATTGGGGGACATGGTTAGGgatttcatatttgaatttgaaaccaCCCCAACCAAAGGTAAAATTCAGCTGCATTAAGGTTATAGTTCTGTAAATTGATGCTCAGTtcaatagttttatttttaaacccaAAAGTTAAGGAGGAGGGAATTCTTTTCTAGGTCTCAAGTCTCCCACAACCCATAGATGGAGAATTATTCCTTTtaataggaaaaaagaaaaacaacttcTAGGATTTCCTTACTGCGATAGTGGGATGGGAGCATAAACTTAAATAGCACAACTTAAAGCATGGCCAGTTGGGCTTTTACCAGAAGTATGCACTAAATTGTTAATACTTAACACCATGGATATCATCCATCCACATAATATAATGTTCTATTTGCAATTCTGATGATCTATACATGATGTTAGGAACCCAAAatggaaaaatagaaaagaaaaacatgattttattgCTTGACTTAAAGCAAACAGAACAAGGAGAAAGATCTCTCCACCATTAGTTTCCCCTTTCACAATTGAGCAAGCCCTTGTTGGGTTCTGTCCAAATTCATTTCCCTGAATTCTCTCCCAACACTTGCTTCCCCCAATTCATCTATTTAACCAATACCCTCTAACTATCAGTCTTAACCAACTTGTAACtacttttcttttacctttAATCTTCCAAGCAACTACCATTCTTTCCTAACTCCTAACACATGGTTGAATCTTTTAAGTACTGGTTCTGTATACAGAAATATATGAAAGACCCTAAATTTCCTTCAGCAGTGATAATCCTGATTGATTATTCAACCTGGTCTACTGTCATGTTCGGTATATTGGTGAGTTTTATGTTGGCTGCCCAGTGCCTAACACAACCCTCCTCTTTAACCCAGGATTGGGACTGACTATGAAAAAAGGAGTTTCTGTTTGTTGTGTTGAATAGAAACTAAACATATTtgcatttattaaaaatcaaacttcaaTATAGAACACTTACTGACAGGTGTAATTATCCCGAAATAGTATATTTTTCCGACTAAGAttgttcttgattattcttCTTTTAACAACCTGAAGTAAATGAGGAACCTGTACCAATAACCAAAAGAAGATTAAGTTGAGCTCATCTTTATTGGAGCAGACAATTAACAAGAAAATTTTCAGCAATAACCGTTTGCTTAATACTCATTtacattataataaaatacaaaagtaTACGTGCTGATAGTAAAGTACAGTCACTGGTTTTACTACAATAGTGGCCAAGCACCAGAAATATTAATAAACCAAAAGCATTACTGTGCACATACCCTTAAGACAGCTGGTATATAGAAAGATCCACTGGGGGAATTCACTGTCTTAGCATAATACTCCAGTACATCTGCCTGGAAATGCAAGATTTCAAAGCATAATAACCATATGTCAGTATttgcttaaaaagaaaaagaaatagaaagtcAAAATTTGTTGCTGGAATCAGTATTTGTGTCTGTGTCTAGGTATGTGCAAATTGACCATTAGGCCTGGGGAACAAAACAGGTTTAGATTACACCCTGAACCAAAAAGCGAATAAATGGAAGCTAACTTCTGAAAATACACTCTACTTCTGGAAATGACATATGCATTAAGAAATTGCACCAATACATTAAGCAAATGCTATGGCATGACTTAATCAAGTATCAAGTACCAAGGTTTTGTATATTCATGTCAATCACAAAACGATAAATTACTTGAAATAGTCTAATTGCAGACAATAATTAccataacaaatgaaaaagttgagCAAAGATATCTGACCTTCTCCATAAACTCCAAACATATAGCACGTTTCCAGCCTACGACATTTACTGGCCTGGAGTAGGATGACAGCAGTCAGAACCATAAGCAAACAACTGAGCAGGTGTCTTGATATTGGTGACTATACAAGAGAAAATAAATCGTCACAATTTCATACTATTGACACACATTAAACACTGAGGCTATAAAGTATATACACTATTTCATCCCTGAAAATTTGATAATAACTGGTAGGAAGCAATGACACCACATAGTTTTTTTGAAAGCATGCATAGCCAACAACCCGTTATCAATTTTGGTTCTTACATTTATCCTATCTCAATTGAAAagacaataaataataaagtgagAAGTATAAACATGCATGTGTGTAGAACCCACATCACAAATAATGCAAATTCACCTGGATGGTGATCTTGAATTTCCCAAAGCAAACAACAAATATGTCATAAAATAGTCACTCAGATAAAACACACACATTGATCCCACATCAACTATAGATATAACCAAAGTAGAGTACTCAAAGATAAAATACACTTTGAGATCCACATTGACTATAGATATAACCAAAGTAGAGTCTATAAAGGCTTAGGTAATCCTCACCTCATGAGTTAACTTTTTGGTGTTAAATTAAGTCCCAGTCCAAACTCAATAAGGCATGAAAACCTATCATCGGCCTCACATTGGAGGTGAGTTTGTGGAGATCCCACATTGAATCCTCACCTCATGGACTAACTTATGCATCTACCATTGATAGCAAAAGTATGCAATTATACGACACCAGGCTTCAAGAACCATCTTTTGGTAATTATTAGTTAATCAAACCAACTGTTTCAGTGTTATCAATGGAAGATGGCGGTTCATGGTGGAAGGACGAAATTCAGCCTTATAAACATGCCATTGCACCTTACGGCGCCGCCATGGCGAGCctcccttcacaaattgcctacgGTTGGTAAAAAATCCGCCACACCATTCCTCCATGGCCGCTATTTAACAAAACAGTGTTTCTCATAATTTTTCAATGAAATTCCCTAACAAAGGAATTATTACCATCACTCCAAATAGCACAATGCATCACAATCAATACCTTATCATGAAACTCCCAAAGCACCACACCAAGTCATTCAGTCTTCCTAGAGTGATACTACAACCTACCAAAAAACTTGCAATAAAACCAGCTGGAAAGGTTCAGAATCAACAAAGTAGCACAgaaaaagtaattataaaagCATAAGACCACCCTGAAGTGTAAAACCCTAAATGAACTTTCTCAATCCCTGTAAAATGTAAAGAGCACAAATTAAGGGGGGAAAAGTTACATCATATTATAGCTGTGCATGCATGGCAATAGTTAAAAaagatacaattttttaaaagaataaagtgaCCTGTAAGCTATGTCCAACACCAAACCCCGGAAACAAGACAAGCCATCTCGGTCAAACAcatcctcctcctcctcatcaTCCTCATCCTCATCATCATCAATGTCATCATATTCATCATGAACACTCCCATTGCCAGAAGTGTGACGTGCCTCCGCATTACAACGGTGGCTTTTGCTACTcagagatgatgttgatgcaTAGTAAATTCTGGCAGAAGAACCTGCGTACCTTGTTCTTCTCTTGTGGGTCTGAACTGATCTGCACTTGTAGAGAAAAGGGTCCTTGTGCTCCAAAACAGAAGACACACCCTCCCCATTCAAGAGCAGCTTCAGGCGACCCTGCGTGGTGAACTGTGCCATAATAATAATACCCTTCAAACTTGCAAAGCTTGCACTTTTCTTCTGAAACTTTCGAACACAGGGATGTTTTTATTGGTCGATCATTCAACAACAGGACTCCATTATTGGTGGGAGAGAAACTAGAAATGCTGAAGACATTGATCTTTgcaggaaaaaaacaaaaaatgctaaaaaatttgtttgtgcCACGGAAATATTCTTTACCACACGTTATCCTGTGTGTCCCTAATATCCTCTGTGCTTTGGTCGGAATTTACGAATATGCCATTTAAAATTAGATCATAGATTTGATTAATTGAAGTACTCCTTCTGACTCTGTCCCTATATATATAATGCCATtgtcaacaaacaaaaatctgtgcaacattttattttatctcttgtGTATTAGTTatacttttattaaaatatttttatttattttgatttataattaaattttactttgaattattattatttttttcttataaaaattgaaaaagataaataagtttggtgaatttgaaaaatattacaagtaaaaagagaaatttaatactaatacctaaattttatttttttaataaatataatttaatcaattatgccttataaataataaagaaaggagtattgaacaaaacaaaatttcacACTATTTTAAAGTCAAAGCAAGCAGCAACATTAATAATAAGCTTACGGCtatgtttaatataattttattgtcaattgtttgggatttttttaatcaaataatccaaataaaataaatatttatgcaaATGATAGaagtttataattatttatattcatgatataaatcattatatataGGTGAGAAATCAAAATCgatttctcacttttttttttcgttttcgcattaagaaattaatttctgaaaaatcaactttttaaagtctttttttttctgaaatcaccttaccatttttttaaaaggtaggtcagaatgtgttttttttttccttttttttaatttatttatttgagttttttaaaattgttatttatttcagttttgttttttttttaaaaaatagttttctacttttttttaccccttgtttttaaaaaaaaatatgcgtttgtttttttaatattgttttgggtttttttatttaaaaatgaactgtttttttcaaattatttagttgagtttttttgttttttatttaaaaatgaactgtttttttaattatttagttcagttttttttgtttatttaatttttttattttgtttggttttttatttaaaaatgaactgttttttttaaattatttagttgaGATTTTTTATctgaaatagttttttattttgtttggtttttcatttaaaaatgaactgtttatttttggttttatttgttttaattttctaagttcactaatttatatatattaaattattaaaaatagaatttatgtAGAATAGCATTTAAGAAAAATCCATATATTTAAGtgatgtaattatttttccaaaacaaattaaataaatgaaacatGTTCAATTTAGATAGTTTGCATTGGTGTAAAACTATGAGTACTTTAATATGAATTAATCTAcaatagttatttaaaaaaataattaattcttaaatgaaATCAGTCAATTTTACTAATGTGTCATctttatcaatatttatttttccaaatcctTAGTACATAAAcgataatttataaaatgaaacaacattACACCCACGAAATAAAACAACATCACAcataaaaagaaacataaacgaTAAGTCATTGATGAAACCCACTTGATAACATGTTATACGCACAAAACACAGATTGCTTGACAATAGGTTGATTCTCATTCAAAAACACCTACGTCAAATATGAACAACATAGAAGTATACAATGCAAAtttgtgaaaacaaaaattattattaacctAAAATGCAAGAACATTACCTTCACAATATTGTGCAGTGTAATATTCAAATAACATTTGGAGTGAGAAAAAAAGGGACAAAACACAATCACCTGTAGAGTAAACCATttagttcaataaaaaaataaaatccatagACACAGCAAGTAAGAAATTAACAAGAGTAACAAACTTACATCTCGTAGAACTAAGATAGAATCAACGTGAATGTTCGTCATATATTGGCTACAATCTTGACCTTCTATTATTGTTCGTTTCATGGTGGCATCAATAGTCCCCATAGGATTCTGAAATAAAAACTCTCATGAATGAATATCTGAAAAATAGCAATGTAATCgttaaagagagaattaaagTCAACTACCTTGAGCATAACTCTCATGTTGCCAAAACCGTTGGGGGTACAACTTTTGACAATGATGATTGTTAAAGGTACACAATCAAAAGTATAATCAATGAACCCTAACGGTGTCACGTGAGGTATGTCATCTGCATTTACCAATCCTACAATTATATGAATTCAACAATCAATTGAATGTTTAGGTGTATCAGATACAATAAATGTTTTACGGTAGCTGGTCTTGTAAGCGAAAAAAATCTAAAGCATATAACATGGATTTATGTTAAATTCACGTTGGGTTACTTAGTGGGCACGCATTATGAATTCTTGAGTTGGGATTGGCTCCTTAGATTATCAATTTATCATGGCAGCTTGTATGGCCCCAGCCAGACCATGAATAAGTCTTGTTGAATTGGAGGATGACTAATTAGTTGGGCAAACAAAGAATAGGAGGTCTGAGTCATCAATGTTGAGAAGCTCCCATGGATTGTGGTCCATTATGAATTATActttatgagaaaaataaatggttTGAGGATGATGAGATAGGGTGAGTAGCAGACAAAGGTGTTGAGTTGCAGTTAACCCCTCTACTCTATATCTAATAGGTGATGTATTGTTTTCACGTGACTGATAATAACAACTAAGATCGCATCGACAATATAAACGATTTAGATTGAGTCTTAATTAATTACGATTGGTTTGCGCTattcaaaaaaatcaatgtttagCATAATCGTCTCGTAGAAAGTATTACCCAGTCGCACCATCTTGAAACAAGCAATGTGACGTAAAAATTGTATGAGAAAATGCAATGTGTGGTCACATCATTTTTCTGGCAAAAAACTGTGTAGGATTCCTAACGGGTGAATGCATTGTGGGCTGTTGATTATCGCCGGTGCAATCTCGGGCACTCCTTTTTTGGAATAGAGGACAAAGTTATGCATGATTCCTGACGGGTAAACAATAACCTCATTTACGTGAATCCAATATGGGTCGTTGATTGTCGTCAGTGCAATCTCGGTCACTCATTTTCTGGCACATAGGACAAAGCTATGCAGGATTAGGTGAACATTGACATTATTTACTTGAATGTATTATGGGTTATTGATTGTTGTCGATGTTATTTTGACCACTACTTTTCTAGCCCAGAGGACAAAGCTCTATAGGATTCCTGACCAAAGAACAGTAACCCAATTTACGTGAAAACATTATAGGTCGTTGATTGTTGTCGGTGTAATCTCAGCCACTCATTTTCTGGCACAGAGAACAAAGCTATGTAGGATTCCTAACAAGTAAAATCTGCAAGTGTTACTAATTTTGTCTTGTTTTTGGAcactttgttttaaattttttatttttttggttgatatatatttatttataacaaagtaaaatttatgtcaaatttgtttttatagaAAACTGCATATATCTGAATACtcgatataaatataatttagttaaatatttttcaaaaatatatatttaagtaatCTAAGTATTTTacctaaacaaattaaataaataaaacattttcaatttttatagtaTGCATTAATTCATGTAAAACTATTATTACTTAaatagtatttcttttaaaataattaatccttAAACGAAACCAAATTTATCTAGTTTGAAGAAGACGAATGATGAATTCCAATGATGAAACTTAGGTAGGCATCATAATCCTCTATGACTAACACGATTAAAGTAGATAATGTTTAAAAAGAAAGCAACAATAGAATTCTAATTATGAATTGCAAGTTTATTCTAAAAAAGTGACAACAAGTACTTTGCGTAATGACTACACAAATTCATCATGCATCAAACAATGATCTCATCAGTTGTTCTTGGTTTGCGTAGCTAGGAAAGGATTTCCTCTCGAGAATGCCCAAAAGTTGCATTCAACTCAATTGGACCTTTGCTATTATAttctaaataaatgaaaaacatttttctgaCATCATCTTCGTGTTTGAGCTTCATACAGTTGTATGCAACACAATCATCACCTACGTAGTTTGGTTGATAGTAAAAAACACTTATTAAAATTTTGCAACCTCCGTTTGGCATCAAAAATTGCTTTCCTTAAGGCAGCAAACAACATGTCCTCGGTTATTAGGATGACTTTTGGATCAGTAAGGCATTCAAACACAATCCCTTTATCTGTAGGAATCATGTCATCATTGTAATACACAAGAGCAGATACATTATCCATGTTTCAAGCAAATGTGTTGAGTTGCATCTAACCCCCTacgtctatatatatatatatataaagtgatCTATAGTTCTCTCGTGACTCATACCAACGATTGAGATCAAGCCGACAATATAAATCATTTAGATTGagtcttaattaattatgtttggtTTGCAAAATTCGAAAAAAATAGTGTTTAGTCAAATTGTCTCATAGAAAGTATTGTGTAGTTACATCGTCTCGAAAAAAGCAAAGTGGGGTCAAATTGTCTTAAAGAAATAATTGTTCAAGCAATTCGTATGAGAAAAATGCACTGCTCAATGAATTAATGCATTGTTTACTGTTCATTAAAGCAACAAGGGTAAACTAAGAATGAACATAATAAGACATAATTAACAAGGACAAGCAATTAATGTCATCTTTGTCCACCATTGCCACATCTAGGTGGCTACCTATTTCTTGTCGGCTGTTGATGTACTCAACCATGTTGTTgtgattcaattttttcatcGGGAACAACAATTGGTTCTTCTTGCACGAAGTCATTAGTGGAAGAATTGTCGACAATACTTTGATGGTAGGATGCAAACGAAAGTATAGGCATACTTTGCATGTATGCATAAGCAGACTCTGGTGAGCAAAGATCTGTACCCATGAGATTGCTCATAAAGTTTTCTCCACTTGcattgaagaattgtgacttgtACCCATAATCATGTTAATGATTATGAAGTTGTGGCGTGAATTCATATGATTGAGCATGTGGTGGTAGTCCTTCATTATGTATGTTGGCAGGCACTGGTGGACTTTGTTGTGGAAGATGTTGTTCAGTTTTCATGTCTAGAGCTTAATGAGACGTCGCTCCAACGTTTGGATAAGTTTCAAATTGTGTAAggcaaattttataattttctcggTACCAATTCATGTAGTGACTCATGTTCAatctttccaaaaattggttggCCGATTAACACATATTTGCGTCTTTCCTTCCAAATTGCAATCCACCATTGATGTTCCTCTGCCCAATTTATGTCACTATGTCTTTTCATGTCAGTACAATGGACTTTGTCAAGATTATGTGGTGGATTTGGTATATCTTAACAAAGTCCAAATCAGAGCATCACCCTGTCAGTTTGATGTCATACTACCACTGGAAAACATATTAAAGGTACACAAGCACTTCATATTTTGGAATCCTTGTATGCATTTCCTCGCATAAATGAATTAAAACCTCTATAAGGCATCCAAAggaaatgaaatattaatttgcgtaattttaaaaacaatgaaattgatgtttgaataaataaatcaaaaaacaaAGGGTTCAACCTCCGCGTGGGATTCCAGAAAACCATAGGTCTCTACTACTCTATTTGGGTTAATGTGATATGTTAGTGTCAAATACATCACTGAAAAATGAGCTTTGTTTGAGTTAGAATTTTTTGTTTACCTATTTGTAAGTGGATATGAAGACTGTCGCTCGACCCTTGGATGAATGAATGACATGCGATACCATGCCCAAGACTGTAACAACATTGTACATCCTCCCATTTTTATAGATGTGGGATAAATAGCTCTACATTTTTCTCTGTACAAATGTGCTAAACATGTCGAATCCCAAATGTACCAGCCAACCCGATCAAAATATGCTAACATGCATAGATACATCAAGTGAACTCTATTCTCTAACTTGTCTGGCATCAACACCCCACTAATGAGTCCTAAAATGTATGCCCTACAATGGTATGCTAGTTGTTGTGATATGGGTTCTATTGGGAGAGTCagcatgtatttttttaaccacTT encodes the following:
- the LOC114400680 gene encoding uncharacterized protein LOC114400680; protein product: MAQFTTQGRLKLLLNGEGVSSVLEHKDPFLYKCRSVQTHKRRTRYAGSSARIYYASTSSLSSKSHRCNAEARHTSGNGSVHDEYDDIDDDEDEDDEEEEDVFDRDGLSCFRGLVLDIAYRPVNVVGWKRAICLEFMEKADVLEYYAKTVNSPSGSFYIPAVLRVPHLLQVVKRRIIKNNLSRKNILFRDNYTCQYCSSHENLTIDHVVPAALGGEWTWENLVTACAKCNCKKGRKTLEEAKMKLIKPPKVPKDYDILAIPLTAAALRMLTIRKGTPEEWRQYLRSP